The genomic window GAATTGATCTGATGGCAGATTCTCTACCTGCACCCGGACCTTTTACGAACACCTTTACTCTTCTTAAACCAGCTTCGTGAGCTACAGCAGAGCAATTTTCAGCTGCCATTTGAGCAGCAAATGGAGTATTCTTTTTAGAACCTCTGAAACCCATTTTACCGGCAGAAGCCCAAGAGATAACCTCTCCGTTTTTATTTGTTAAAGAAATGATGATGTTATTGAAAGAAGCCTGAATATGAGCTTCACCAATAGCTTCAACTTTTACTTTTCTTTTCTTAACTACTTTAGTTTGTTTTGCCATAATTCCTAACGATTATTTACTAGCTTTTTTCTTGTTAGCAACAGTTTTTCTCTTTCCTTTACGGGTTCTAGAGTTGTTTTTCGTTCTCTGGCCTCTTAAAGGTAATCCAAGTCTGTGACGTATTCCTCGTTGGCATCCTATGTCCATTAATCGCTTAATGTTCAATTGCACTTCAGATCTCAATTCTCCTTCTACTTTGATGTTTTCGGAGATGTATGTTCTGATGGCAGCCAATTCATCGTCATTCCATTCGTTGACTTTCTTGTCTTCGCTGATACCGGC from Chryseobacterium sp. SORGH_AS_0447 includes these protein-coding regions:
- the rpsM gene encoding 30S ribosomal protein S13 produces the protein MARISGIDLPKNKRGVIGLTYIYGIGRSTSSEILKAAGISEDKKVNEWNDDELAAIRTYISENIKVEGELRSEVQLNIKRLMDIGCQRGIRHRLGLPLRGQRTKNNSRTRKGKRKTVANKKKASK
- the rpsK gene encoding 30S ribosomal protein S11, translated to MAKQTKVVKKRKVKVEAIGEAHIQASFNNIIISLTNKNGEVISWASAGKMGFRGSKKNTPFAAQMAAENCSAVAHEAGLRRVKVFVKGPGAGRESAIRSIHNSGIEVSEIVDVTPMPHNGCRPPKRRRV